In a genomic window of Lycium ferocissimum isolate CSIRO_LF1 chromosome 9, AGI_CSIRO_Lferr_CH_V1, whole genome shotgun sequence:
- the LOC132029668 gene encoding RNA polymerase sigma factor sigC isoform X1, with the protein MGFRLNLKWGFSFSSNSSSSSSWPSSHSFKGREALFDPARSLKPFINGDCEPSHSDPFRVRTCLSDPQLWTSDTSVTTEIKMRIGRGSPSNIYGDIGNHKIGVLPDEEKPTYFNSTKSLHFSLLMKNLDLLENMFADSEMSRLEKDILVQLEKLGALEFFHTCLSRTHHSSTFPKVLEPRELIEEIEKDDLVGNGDKVVVRSRKKQERKSRRNRASRNANDIITVQTHTKNIQEDLQQPKFYSGKRTHAASRNKRQKIAKNEAEMSRGVKLVAELERIRSILEEETGRVATFSSWAEAAGIEQKELQQRLHFGWYCRDELLKSTRSLVLYLARNYRGLGVAFEDLIQAGNMGVLQGAVRFDHARGYKFSTYVQYWIRKSLSKLVAQHARGVRIPFTICKVINQIHKARKTLSRSHGKFPDDNEIAKFTGLSTARIAMASKCLRVVGSIDQKVGHCISAKVLELTADKTITSPEDTVMRQDIIDNMYALLESLDPKEQQVIYFRFGLETHQRKSLEEIGRLYGVSKEWIRRIERRALTKLRSADCFQHLTHYSM; encoded by the exons ATGGGTTTTAGGCTGAACCTTAAATGGGGTTTCTCTTTCTCCTccaactcatcatcatcatcatcatggcctTCTTCACATTCTT TCAAAGGAAGGGAGGCTTTATTCGATCCAGCTAGGTCTCTCAAGCCTTTTATCAACGGGGACTGTGAACCTTCACATAGTGATCCTTTCAGAGTGCGGACTTGCTTATCTGATCCCCAGCTTTGGACTAGTGATACATCAGTAACTACAGAAATAAAG ATGCGAATCGGCAGAGGGTCCCCTAGCAATATATATGGAGATATTGGCAATCATAAGATTGGGGTATTACCTGACGAGGAGAAACCAACATATTTTAACTCAACCAAATCTCTTCATTTTAGTTTACTGATGAAAAATCTTGATCTGCTGGAAAACATGTTTGCTGATTCAGAGATGTCAAGATTAGAAAAAGATATTCTGGTGCAACTAGAAAAACTTGGAGCTTTAGAATTCTTTCATACTTGTCTCTCAAGGACACATCATTCTTCTACTTTTCCTAAAGTTCTTGAGCCAAGGGAGCTtattgaagaaattgaaaaagACGACCTTGTTGGAAATGGGGATAAGGTTGTCGTACGTTCTAGGAAAAAGCAAGAACGGAAGTCAAGAAGAAATAGAGCATCCAGAAATGCCAATGACATTATTACAGTGCAGACACATACCAAAAATATCCAGGAGGATTTGCAACAGCCGAAGTTTTATTCTGGGAAAAGAACACATGCTGCCTCTAGAAATAAAAGACAGAAAATTGCTAAGAATGAGGCAGAAATGTCAAGAGGTGTTAAG TTGGTGGCAGAATTAGAAAGAATCAGGTCAATCCTTGAAGAAGAAACTGGTCGAGTAGCTACTTTCAGTAGTTGGGCAGAAGCTGCTGGGATTGAACAGAAGGAGTTGCAGCAGCGCTTGCATTTTGGTTGGTATTGCAGGGATGAGCTTCTGAAAAGTACACGCTCCTTAGTCTTATATCTGGCAAGAAACTACAGGGGGCTTGGTGTGGCATTTGAAGACTTAATACAG GCTGGAAACATGGGTGTTCTACAAGGTGCTGTAAGATTTGACCACGCTAGGGGATACAAATTCTCAACTTACGTTCAGTACTGGATAAGAAAATCTTTGTCAAAATTGGTGGCACAGCATGCTAGAGGGGTTCGAATTCCC TTCACTATATGCAAAGTAATAAACCAAATACATAAAGCTCGAAAAACTCTCAGTAGGAGCCATGGAAAATTTCCGGATGATAATGAAATTGCCAAGTTCACGGGTCTATCCACAGCTAGGATTGCAATGGCTAGTAAATGCCTGAGAGTTGTTGGTTCAATTGATCAGAAAGTTGGACATTGCATCAGTGCAAAAGTTTTG GAACTCACAGCAGATAAAACAATTACAAGCCCAGAGGACACTGTCATGAGGCAAGACATTATAGACAACATGTATGCTCTTTTGGAAAGCTTAGATCCAAAAGAGCAGCAAGTAATATATTTTAGGTTTGGTCTTGAAACTCATCAACGCAAATCACTTGAGGAGATTGGGCGGCTTTATGGAGTTAGTAAAGAGTGGATTAGGAGAATAGAACGAAGAGCTCTCACAAAATTAAGAAGCGCGGATTGTTTCCAACATTTAACTCATTACTCTATGTAG
- the LOC132029668 gene encoding RNA polymerase sigma factor sigC isoform X2: MRIGRGSPSNIYGDIGNHKIGVLPDEEKPTYFNSTKSLHFSLLMKNLDLLENMFADSEMSRLEKDILVQLEKLGALEFFHTCLSRTHHSSTFPKVLEPRELIEEIEKDDLVGNGDKVVVRSRKKQERKSRRNRASRNANDIITVQTHTKNIQEDLQQPKFYSGKRTHAASRNKRQKIAKNEAEMSRGVKLVAELERIRSILEEETGRVATFSSWAEAAGIEQKELQQRLHFGWYCRDELLKSTRSLVLYLARNYRGLGVAFEDLIQAGNMGVLQGAVRFDHARGYKFSTYVQYWIRKSLSKLVAQHARGVRIPFTICKVINQIHKARKTLSRSHGKFPDDNEIAKFTGLSTARIAMASKCLRVVGSIDQKVGHCISAKVLELTADKTITSPEDTVMRQDIIDNMYALLESLDPKEQQVIYFRFGLETHQRKSLEEIGRLYGVSKEWIRRIERRALTKLRSADCFQHLTHYSM, encoded by the exons ATGCGAATCGGCAGAGGGTCCCCTAGCAATATATATGGAGATATTGGCAATCATAAGATTGGGGTATTACCTGACGAGGAGAAACCAACATATTTTAACTCAACCAAATCTCTTCATTTTAGTTTACTGATGAAAAATCTTGATCTGCTGGAAAACATGTTTGCTGATTCAGAGATGTCAAGATTAGAAAAAGATATTCTGGTGCAACTAGAAAAACTTGGAGCTTTAGAATTCTTTCATACTTGTCTCTCAAGGACACATCATTCTTCTACTTTTCCTAAAGTTCTTGAGCCAAGGGAGCTtattgaagaaattgaaaaagACGACCTTGTTGGAAATGGGGATAAGGTTGTCGTACGTTCTAGGAAAAAGCAAGAACGGAAGTCAAGAAGAAATAGAGCATCCAGAAATGCCAATGACATTATTACAGTGCAGACACATACCAAAAATATCCAGGAGGATTTGCAACAGCCGAAGTTTTATTCTGGGAAAAGAACACATGCTGCCTCTAGAAATAAAAGACAGAAAATTGCTAAGAATGAGGCAGAAATGTCAAGAGGTGTTAAG TTGGTGGCAGAATTAGAAAGAATCAGGTCAATCCTTGAAGAAGAAACTGGTCGAGTAGCTACTTTCAGTAGTTGGGCAGAAGCTGCTGGGATTGAACAGAAGGAGTTGCAGCAGCGCTTGCATTTTGGTTGGTATTGCAGGGATGAGCTTCTGAAAAGTACACGCTCCTTAGTCTTATATCTGGCAAGAAACTACAGGGGGCTTGGTGTGGCATTTGAAGACTTAATACAG GCTGGAAACATGGGTGTTCTACAAGGTGCTGTAAGATTTGACCACGCTAGGGGATACAAATTCTCAACTTACGTTCAGTACTGGATAAGAAAATCTTTGTCAAAATTGGTGGCACAGCATGCTAGAGGGGTTCGAATTCCC TTCACTATATGCAAAGTAATAAACCAAATACATAAAGCTCGAAAAACTCTCAGTAGGAGCCATGGAAAATTTCCGGATGATAATGAAATTGCCAAGTTCACGGGTCTATCCACAGCTAGGATTGCAATGGCTAGTAAATGCCTGAGAGTTGTTGGTTCAATTGATCAGAAAGTTGGACATTGCATCAGTGCAAAAGTTTTG GAACTCACAGCAGATAAAACAATTACAAGCCCAGAGGACACTGTCATGAGGCAAGACATTATAGACAACATGTATGCTCTTTTGGAAAGCTTAGATCCAAAAGAGCAGCAAGTAATATATTTTAGGTTTGGTCTTGAAACTCATCAACGCAAATCACTTGAGGAGATTGGGCGGCTTTATGGAGTTAGTAAAGAGTGGATTAGGAGAATAGAACGAAGAGCTCTCACAAAATTAAGAAGCGCGGATTGTTTCCAACATTTAACTCATTACTCTATGTAG